In Streptacidiphilus sp. P02-A3a, the DNA window GGCGGCACCGTGCAGGCCCGCTACGCCTCCGCGGTCTCCGGCAGCGGCATCGGCAGCATCCAGTTCCGGCTGGACTCGCCGACCGCCGCGCCGTTCGCCACGGTCAACGTCAGCGGGACCGGCGGGTGGCAGGACTGGACCACGGCGACGGTCACCGAGGCCCCGGTGCCGAGCGGGACGCACACCCTCTACGTCACCTTCGCCACCAGCACCGGCGGCAACTTCGTCAACGTCAACTGGTTCACCTTCAGCTGACCGGACCGCGCGACCGGGCCCGCCGGGCCGACACCGGAGGCAAGGGCCACTACGGGATGTAGTTGAACTTGTCCGGATCCGGTCCGGTGCGGTCGTGGCGGTCCAGCGCGCTGATCGCGGCCACGTCCTGGTCGGTGAGCTCGAAACCGAAGAGGTCGAAGTTCTCCTCGACCCGGGAGCGGTTCACCGACTTCGGGAACACGATGTCGCCGCGCTGGAGCTGCCAGCGCAGCGTGACCTGGGCCGGGGTACGGCCGAGGCGCTGCGCTGTCCGGGTGATCGTCGGGTCGTCCAGGACCTTGCCCTGGGCGATCGGCGACCACGCCTCGGTCGCGATGCCGTGCTCCGCGTTGAACGCCCTGACGCCGTCCTGGGTCAGGTACGGGTGGACCTCGATCTGGTTCACCGCCGGAACGGTCGCGGTCTCGTCCAGCACCCGGCGCAGATGGTGCGGCTGGAAGTTGGACACACCGATCGCCCGGACCCGCCCGGAGCGGTAGATCTCCTCCAGGGCCTTCCAGGTCTCGACGAAGTCGCCGACGTTGGGCAGCGGCCAGTGGATCAGGAACAGGTCGAGGTAGTCGAAACCCAGGTCGGCGAGCGTCCGGTCGAAGGCCTTGAGCGCGTCGTCGCGGTCGTGGAAGCCGTTGTTCAGCTTGCTGGTGACGAAGACGTCCTCGCGGGGCAGGCCGGACTCGCGGACCGCCTCGCCGACCTCCTTCTCGTTGCCGTACATCTCGGCGGTGTCGATGTGCCGGTAGCCGACCCTGAGCGCGGTCAGCGTCGCCTCCCTGGTGTCCGGGGGCTTGATCTGGAACGTGCCGAAGCCGAGCTGGGGAATCCGCACCCCGTTGTTGAGGGTGATGCTGGGAACCGTGTCCACGTTCACTCCTTGCCTGGTCCGGTGGTTTCCTCTTCCTCTGTGGTCCGTGCCACCCGGGCGCCGTGCGCCGACCGCCCCGGGCGCGGTACGTCCGGGTCAAGACTGCTACGCCGGGCGCGTCCTGTCGCGTCGAGCGGCCACTGATGTGCTGTGGCGCGCGTCTCACCCGAACGGCCGCCGGGCGCGGGCGCGACCGGCGGTGAGACCCGGGGGCGCTACTCCTCCTCGGTGACCACGTGCATCGCCGCCTCCTCGGCCGAGGCCGCCGCGCCGTCGATGCCCTTGTCGGAGGCCACCAGCCCGTCGCGCTCGTCGTGGGCGCCCTCGCCGGGGGAGACCAGGCGTCCGGCGCGGCCGATGCCGACCTCCTCGTCCAGGATCTCGCCGTCGGTGTCCGAGGCGTCGCCGAGGCCGTCGCCGACCGGGGTGCTCACGTCGGGCAGCTCCTCGGCCAGCCGCTCGTCGAGGCTCTCGCCGCGCCACTCGTCCTGTGGGGTGAGCGCGGCCCTGTACACCGGTGGTGGCCAGTCGGGCGGGGAGTAGCCCTCGTCCAGTACCTCGCCGCCGCCCCGGTTGACCAGGGTGTCCTCTGGCTCCAGCTGGTCCTCCTCCTGAACATCGGAGTCGGGATCGGGCTGGTAGACCGCGTCGCCCGTCATGTCGTCGCTCACGCTTCCTCCTGGGACACGCGTGTCCTTCCGGGAGCATCCGGCCCGGACGTCCAGGCCGGGTCTATCGATCTCACCAGGAAACCGGCCCGCGCGCCTGCTGACCGCCCCGCGACACGGAGCCCACGCCTGCTGTTGCGGGTCCCCGATCGGCGGCGGACCGTGGTCACCATGGTCGGGGAAGGCCGTCGGCGGCCTTCCCCGAGACACCCCCCGAGCCCTCCCAGGACGGAACCCGTGAAGGTGAGCAGCACGACCCCCGCATACGAGCTGACGTTCGAGTCGGTGCCCGCGGGCGCCACGCGTACCTCGGCCGACATCGTCCAGGTCCACCGCACGGACGCGCTGGGTGCGGGCGGCCATCCGGTGTACGCGGACGCCGGGGGGACGATCCGGGCCGAGATCAGCGACCGGGGCGAGGTCCGGATGATCGCCACCAGCGCCCGTCAGGTGCTGCGCCGCCCGGTGTGCTGCCGGGCGCTGGTCCCGCTGGGCTGGGCGGGCGCCAAGCGCGCCCGCCGGGCCGACCTGGTCCGGGCGCTGGACTGAGCGCGACGGGAAAGGGCCTCGTGGCGGCGGGCGTTGCCGTGGCTGTGGTTACGGATGTGTTTCACAACAAGACATTTGACGTCAGGTCACCACGAAGGCCGTCATGGGCGCCCTCGGTACGTCTGAGCTGAGCGGCTGTCAGAAAGCTTGCGGAATAGTGCGGTTCACCCCACGGGTGGGTGCGGGCAAAGCCGCCGCTGAGGCGTGGGCCCGCCTCCGCAAACCGGATCCGTTGCCGTTGGCCGGATCCGTTCGCCTACGGTCAGAATTCGTTGCGCTTTGCAATAAGCGATGGTTAGTGTGCTCACCACGGTACCGCCGCATGGGACGCGGTGGCGCCTCCGCCCGCCCTGAGCTGGGCGGTTGACCGGAGAGGACACCGCCACCATGTGCGGAATAACCGGCTGGATCTCCTTCGGACAGAACCTGGGCGACGCCCGGGGCATTGTGTCCGCGATGACCGAGACCATGGCCTGCCGGGGCCCGGACGCCGCCGGGGTGTGGCTGGACGCCAACGCCGCGCTCGGCCACCGCCGCCTCGCCGTCATCGACATCGAGGGCGGCGCGCAGCCCATGTCGGTCGAGCGCGACGGCCGCACGGTGCTGGTCACCACC includes these proteins:
- a CDS encoding aldo/keto reductase, encoding MDTVPSITLNNGVRIPQLGFGTFQIKPPDTREATLTALRVGYRHIDTAEMYGNEKEVGEAVRESGLPREDVFVTSKLNNGFHDRDDALKAFDRTLADLGFDYLDLFLIHWPLPNVGDFVETWKALEEIYRSGRVRAIGVSNFQPHHLRRVLDETATVPAVNQIEVHPYLTQDGVRAFNAEHGIATEAWSPIAQGKVLDDPTITRTAQRLGRTPAQVTLRWQLQRGDIVFPKSVNRSRVEENFDLFGFELTDQDVAAISALDRHDRTGPDPDKFNYIP
- a CDS encoding DUF6296 family protein; this encodes MSSTTPAYELTFESVPAGATRTSADIVQVHRTDALGAGGHPVYADAGGTIRAEISDRGEVRMIATSARQVLRRPVCCRALVPLGWAGAKRARRADLVRALD
- a CDS encoding DUF5709 domain-containing protein, which translates into the protein MTGDAVYQPDPDSDVQEEDQLEPEDTLVNRGGGEVLDEGYSPPDWPPPVYRAALTPQDEWRGESLDERLAEELPDVSTPVGDGLGDASDTDGEILDEEVGIGRAGRLVSPGEGAHDERDGLVASDKGIDGAAASAEEAAMHVVTEEE